The genome window GAAAATCAGGGAATAAGAAAACAGGATCCCCAAGAGGGGAAGAACGCCTATGACAACAGTCACAAAATACTCCACTATGTTACTGATGAGGGTGTCCGAACAGGCGAGCTTCAGGACTTCAGGAAGATCACAAAAAAAGTGTGGGATATTCATGCTTCTGCAGAAAGACAGCCTCAAAAGGGTCAAGGTATCAAGCAGGGAGACCACGATGCTGAGGCACCAGGACCCCAGAGCCAGCAGCCTACAGAGCTGGGGGTTCATGATGACCATGTAGTGCAGGGGATGACAGATGGCCACgaagcggtcataggccatcacaGCCAGGAATAAATTGTCCAGACATCCAAacacaatgaaaaaatatgtcTGGCTGAGGCAGCCTGCGTAGGTGATAACTTTGCTCTGGGTCTGTATATTCACCAGCATCTTTGGGATGGTGGTGGAAGTGAAACAAATGTCAGCAAAGGACAGGTTGGAGAGAAAGAAGTACATCGGAGTGTGGAGGTGGGAGTCTGAGATGATGGCCAAGATGATGAGCAGGTTCCCAGTGAACGTGATCAGGTACATGGACAGAAACAGCCCAAAGAGGAGAGGCTGCAGGTCTGGCTCCTCTGTGAATCCCAGGAGGAGAAAGTTTCTGATTCCTGTTTGGTTTCTGCTTTCCATAAGGCTGCTGGGTTTgcccagaaagagggaaaaagcaaTACAAAATTCACTCCAAAGAAGTATTCCCCAGAGTGACAGAAATATCATTAATCCAAGCCCAGGGACTTCATGAGTCGTATATTTTGGCTTTCTTGGATGACAAATTGTGGTTATTGTTACTATCTGGAAACATTTTCTCTAAATTCAGTAGTTCTCAGATTGTGGTCCCTGACCAGCACCATCAGCATCCCCTGGGAATCTGCTAGAAATGAACATCTTTAGGCTCATCTGACCTACTGAGTCAAATACTCTGGGCGTGAAGCAAGCACCCTGTGGTTTAATAAGCCCACCTGTgaattctctctctcacacacacacacgtttgagGAGCACTGCTGTAGTGCTTGCCTGCATCCCTAAGCAATCATCCCTTTCCCAGCATCCTGGATAATTGCTCTTGTAATTTCTGTTCAGTGCTTGTGGGAATGAAGAATTCCCTAACTCTAGGCAGATCTCCCAATCATTAAGAGATTCTTTCATCATGCTGCCTTTCTGTTATTGCTATATTTTAAACCTCTGGACTTTGGGTGAATCTTCTGCTAAAAAAACccaatattattattaatcatcATTAACATTTCATTTATATCATCAATGTCCCTATATAAATTCAGTCAAAATTGAATTTCTAAAGATAGCATCCTAGGGTTTCTAAATATCGAGTTTTCCTTCACATACATTCatctttttttagctttattgaagtataatcaactTACCAAAAATTGCacatatttgatatatatatcCTGATAAATTTGGACATATGCATTCACCTCtgataccatcaccacaatcaaggtataAACATATCACTTCCAGATATTTCCTGGTATTCTTTTGCGTGTGTTTTTTTGTGTAGTAAGAATACTTACAATCTATCCtcctaatatattttaaagggtacaacacagtattattaactatatgtAGTATT of Vicugna pacos chromosome 22, VicPac4, whole genome shotgun sequence contains these proteins:
- the LOC102530345 gene encoding olfactory receptor 7C2-like, which encodes MVLVRDHNLSIRLMNLMESRNQTGIRNFLLLGFTEEPDLQPLLFGLFLSMYLITFTGNLLIILAIISDSHLHTPMYFFLSNLSFADICFTSTTIPKMLVNIQTQSKVITYAGCLSQTYFFIVFGCLDNLFLAVMAYDRFVAICHPLHYMVIMNPQLCRLLALGSWCLSIVVSLLDTLTLLRLSFCRSMNIPHFFCDLPEVLKLACSDTLISNIVEYFVTVVIGVLPLLGILFSYSLIFSSILRISSARGKYKAFSTCGSHLSVVSLFYGTGLGVYLSSAATSSPRTRLVASAMYTMVTPMLNPFIYSLRNRDMKGALGRLLNRAAPLSAGTFAGLS